The following are encoded together in the Phaseolus vulgaris cultivar G19833 chromosome 9, P. vulgaris v2.0, whole genome shotgun sequence genome:
- the LOC137821952 gene encoding probable transcriptional regulatory protein At2g25830 isoform X1, with the protein MRALLQLQALTTRLSLSSSSSTFLRAKTFWFNPNRACTQNSQVRRIWFSTPVCMGRRSSKIAGRKEAQDAKKAKLYSRIGKEVVSAVKRGGPNVTSNSVLAAVLEKAKELDVPKDIVERNIKRASEKGQEAYIEKVYEVYGYGGVSMVVEVSTDKVHRSVAKIREVIRDYGGKMADSGSVTFKFKRVRVVNIKATNADKDQLLSVALDAGAEDVIEPPTYEDDTEEDRSERYYKIVGSSENYSSILSKLREEGIDFEPDNGSELLPNTMVEVDDEAMDLNKELMSKLLELDDVDAVYTDQK; encoded by the exons ATGAGAGCACTGCTTCAGCTTCAGGCTTTGACAACTCGCCTTTCactttcctcttcctcctccaccTTCCTTCGCGCCAAAACCTTTTGGTTCAATCCGAACAGAGCCTGCACTCAGAATTCCCAAGTCAGAAGGATATGGTTTTCCACTCCTGTTTGTATGGGTCGCCGTTCCAGCAAAATTGCTGGGAGAAAG GAAGCCCAAGATGCCAAGAAGGCAAAACTGTACTCAAGGATTGGAAAGGAGGTTGTGTCTGC TGTAAAGAGAGGTGGTCCAAATGTAACATCCAATTCAGTTTTGGCTGCTGTACTTGAGAAAGCTAAGGAGCTAGATGTGCCTAAAGATATTGTTGAGCGCAATATCAAGAGAGCTTCTGAGAAAGGACAAGAGGCTTATATTGAGAAAGTCTATGAG GTTTATGGTTATGGAGGAGTTAGTATGGTTGTTGAGGTATCGACCGATAAGGTACATCGTTCTGTGGCAAAGATACGAGAAGTGATAAGGGACTATGGAGGAAAGATGGCAGATTCTGGGTCTGTGACATTTAAGTTTAAACGTGTTAGGGTAGTAAATATTAAAGCTACTAATGCTGACAAAGATCAACTGCTCTCCGTTGCTTTGGATGCTGGAGCTGAGGATGTAATTGAGCCTCCAACTTATGAAGATGACACTGAAGAGGATAGGTCAGAAAG GTATTATAAAATTGTAGGTTCTTCAGAGAACTATTCATCTATATTATCCAAGCTGCGAGAGGAGGGCATAGATTTTGAGCCTGATAATGGTTCTGAGCTTCTTCCAAATACCATGGTTGAG GTAGACGATGAGGCTATGGACTTGAACAAGGAACTTATGAGCAAATTACTTGAGCTTGATGATGTCGATGCTGTTTATACTGAtcagaaataa
- the LOC137821952 gene encoding probable transcriptional regulatory protein At2g25830 isoform X2, whose amino-acid sequence MRALLQLQALTTRLSLSSSSSTFLRAKTFWFNPNRACTQNSQVRRIWFSTPVCMGRRSSKIAGRKEAQDAKKAKLYSRIGKEVVSAVKRGGPNVTSNSVLAAVLEKAKELDVPKDIVERNIKRASEKGQEAYIEKVYEVYGYGGVSMVVEVSTDKVHRSVAKIREVIRDYGGKMADSGSVTFKFKRVRVVNIKATNADKDQLLSVALDAGAEDVIEPPTYEDDTEEDRSERYYKIVGSSENYSSILSKLREEGIDFEPDNGSELLPNTMVELCICRQTILESIKGVSISRR is encoded by the exons ATGAGAGCACTGCTTCAGCTTCAGGCTTTGACAACTCGCCTTTCactttcctcttcctcctccaccTTCCTTCGCGCCAAAACCTTTTGGTTCAATCCGAACAGAGCCTGCACTCAGAATTCCCAAGTCAGAAGGATATGGTTTTCCACTCCTGTTTGTATGGGTCGCCGTTCCAGCAAAATTGCTGGGAGAAAG GAAGCCCAAGATGCCAAGAAGGCAAAACTGTACTCAAGGATTGGAAAGGAGGTTGTGTCTGC TGTAAAGAGAGGTGGTCCAAATGTAACATCCAATTCAGTTTTGGCTGCTGTACTTGAGAAAGCTAAGGAGCTAGATGTGCCTAAAGATATTGTTGAGCGCAATATCAAGAGAGCTTCTGAGAAAGGACAAGAGGCTTATATTGAGAAAGTCTATGAG GTTTATGGTTATGGAGGAGTTAGTATGGTTGTTGAGGTATCGACCGATAAGGTACATCGTTCTGTGGCAAAGATACGAGAAGTGATAAGGGACTATGGAGGAAAGATGGCAGATTCTGGGTCTGTGACATTTAAGTTTAAACGTGTTAGGGTAGTAAATATTAAAGCTACTAATGCTGACAAAGATCAACTGCTCTCCGTTGCTTTGGATGCTGGAGCTGAGGATGTAATTGAGCCTCCAACTTATGAAGATGACACTGAAGAGGATAGGTCAGAAAG GTATTATAAAATTGTAGGTTCTTCAGAGAACTATTCATCTATATTATCCAAGCTGCGAGAGGAGGGCATAGATTTTGAGCCTGATAATGGTTCTGAGCTTCTTCCAAATACCATGGTTGAG TTATGCATTTGCAGACAAACTATTCTGGAGAGTATCAAGGGTGTTTCTATCA GTAGACGATGA